The following proteins are co-located in the Tachysurus vachellii isolate PV-2020 chromosome 17, HZAU_Pvac_v1, whole genome shotgun sequence genome:
- the endou2 gene encoding uridylate-specific endoribonuclease B, which translates to MIEHDPDLSAVAQELWDNDIHRLRPGTDYCISLQNKAAHLSDLNDGNQAAGSPLFTYVDETIFKKETFLAFISLLDNYESDTGVPEVVTPEEEEENLRFLDSMIKTPVMKIVHNYLVKKKLSASDTSVFKEQLHHIWFELYARRGSSRPDSSGFEHVFVGETRGGHTVIGFHNWIQLYLQEKLGHIDYKGYSIKVNSPEPDENKHILALQFIWKNGIKPKGSIFLGVSPEFEFALYTLCFITSPNERVRVSFSLYDMEIVCHHYNQKHIGTTYPVLIRYRDVQ; encoded by the exons ATGATTGAACATGACCCTGACCTGTCAGCTGTAGCGCAGGAGCTGTGGGACAACGACATCCATCGCCTGAGACCTGGGACTGACTACTGCATATCTCTgcaa AATAAAGCAGCTCATCTGTCAGACCTCAACGATGGGAATCAAGCAGCTGGATCTCCTTTATTCACATATGTGGATgaaaccatttttaaaaaagaaactttcTTGG CCTTCATTTCACTTCTGGATAATTATGAGAGTGATACAGGGGTACCGGAGGTCGTGACcccggaggaggaggaggagaatcTCAGGTTTTTGGACTCTATGATAAAGACTCCTGTAATGAAG aTTGTCCATAACTATCTAGTAAAGAAGAAACTCTCTGCCTCTGATACATCAGTGTTTAAGGAGCAGCTGCACCACATCTGGTTCGAGCTCTATGCCAGGAGAGGATCCAGCAG acCAGACTCTTCAGGGTTCGAGCATGTCTTTGTAGGTGAAACTAGAGGTGGACACACTGTTATCGGTTTCCACAACTGGATTCAGTTGTACCTGCAGGAGAAACTCGGCCATATCGACTACAAAGGTTACAGCATAAAAGTGAATTCTCCAGAA CCTGATGAGAACAAACACATCTTAGCTCTTCAGTTTATCTGGAAGAATGGGATCAAGCCCAAAGGCAGCATCTTCCTGGGAGTGAGCCCGGAGTTTGAGTTCGCTCTGTACACCCTGTGTTTCATCACCTCTCCTAATGAGCGTGTCAGAGTGTCCTTCAGTCTGTACGATATGGAGATTGTATGCCATCACTACAACCAGAAGCACATAGGAACAACCTACCCCGTCCTCATCAGATACCGAGATGTCCAGTGA